A section of the Acidobacterium capsulatum ATCC 51196 genome encodes:
- a CDS encoding DUF507 family protein, which yields MIFSREYVGYLARRAVQHLIDAKMISTDKVKQVEERVYQAMLEELSLEDRINEEVRVILEAYQEEMRRTGASYPEMFKKVKMELARKYKAVL from the coding sequence ATGATCTTTTCCCGTGAATACGTCGGCTACCTCGCCCGCCGCGCCGTCCAGCACCTCATCGACGCAAAGATGATCAGCACCGACAAGGTGAAGCAGGTCGAGGAGCGTGTCTACCAGGCGATGCTCGAGGAGCTCTCGCTCGAAGACCGCATCAATGAAGAGGTGCGCGTCATTCTCGAGGCTTACCAGGAAGAGATGCGCCGCACCGGCGCCAGTTACCCGGAGATGTTCAAGAAGGTAAAGATGGAACTCGCCCGGAAATACAAGGCGGTGCTGTGA
- a CDS encoding ferritin-like domain-containing protein: MSLHDVMLEELRSLYSAENQIVKALPKLIKHAKNEELKNGFSQHLAQTEEHVERLKKIFEQLDQKPTGKDCKGMEGILEEGKEVLNEDESGDSYDVGLIGAASRVEHYEIAGYTWAITVATALGMKEAVTLLEETLGEEEETRDELEDLLNQFLERSVKRTAA, from the coding sequence ATGAGCCTGCACGATGTGATGCTGGAAGAGCTGCGCAGTCTGTACAGCGCAGAAAACCAAATTGTGAAAGCACTCCCCAAACTGATCAAGCATGCAAAAAATGAGGAGCTGAAGAATGGCTTTTCACAGCACCTCGCCCAGACAGAAGAGCATGTGGAACGCCTGAAAAAGATCTTTGAACAACTGGATCAGAAGCCCACAGGCAAGGACTGCAAGGGCATGGAAGGAATTCTCGAAGAGGGAAAAGAAGTCCTCAACGAAGACGAGAGCGGCGACTCCTACGATGTCGGCCTTATCGGTGCCGCCTCTCGCGTGGAGCACTATGAGATCGCCGGCTATACCTGGGCCATCACAGTGGCCACCGCTCTTGGAATGAAGGAGGCCGTAACTCTGCTCGAAGAAACGCTGGGAGAAGAGGAAGAGACCCGCGATGAGCTGGAGGATCTTCTGAATCAATTCCTGGAGCGCAGCGTCAAGCGCACCGCTGCGTAA
- a CDS encoding manganese catalase family protein, whose product MYHHVKKLMYTVEVGEPDPRFGRMLLEQFGGANGELAAAMQYSIQGMNCEDPGRKDLLMDIGTEELSHLEIVGALIRMHLKPLKSEREAADADPLVAIAGGGGVALFDSMGNAWTGNYLKITGDLAVDLRSNIAAEARAKIVYERLIGFTQDVGSRQALQFLMTREITHLRAFSAALESMEKPPFSIGITEPTPGLVDQYFNASTGENQYGESDFRGPWNSAHGLHPVESEINGGKGLDAKPYNPQPGTERRSQYDSTPVGEYIGKAAEERDKRDREKTAKVA is encoded by the coding sequence ATGTATCACCACGTGAAGAAGTTGATGTATACCGTCGAAGTCGGCGAACCCGATCCCCGGTTTGGACGCATGCTGCTGGAGCAGTTCGGCGGAGCCAATGGTGAGTTGGCTGCCGCCATGCAGTATTCCATTCAGGGTATGAACTGTGAAGACCCCGGCCGCAAAGATCTCCTGATGGATATCGGGACCGAAGAGCTGAGCCACCTCGAGATCGTTGGCGCGCTCATCCGCATGCATCTCAAGCCGCTCAAAAGCGAGCGCGAGGCGGCCGATGCCGATCCCCTCGTTGCCATCGCCGGCGGCGGCGGAGTCGCGCTCTTTGATTCCATGGGGAACGCGTGGACGGGCAACTATTTGAAGATCACCGGCGATCTGGCCGTGGACCTGCGCAGCAACATTGCGGCCGAGGCGCGCGCCAAAATCGTTTACGAACGCCTCATCGGCTTCACGCAAGATGTAGGGTCACGGCAGGCTCTGCAGTTTCTGATGACACGTGAAATCACCCACTTGCGAGCCTTCAGCGCGGCGCTCGAAAGCATGGAAAAACCACCGTTCTCGATCGGGATCACAGAGCCTACGCCCGGCCTGGTGGACCAGTACTTTAACGCCTCGACCGGAGAAAATCAGTACGGAGAAAGCGACTTCCGTGGCCCGTGGAACAGCGCCCACGGCCTGCATCCGGTGGAATCAGAAATCAACGGCGGCAAGGGGCTCGACGCAAAGCCCTACAATCCCCAGCCCGGCACAGAAAGACGCTCTCAGTACGATTCCACCCCGGTGGGCGAGTACATCGGCAAGGCCGCCGAGGAGCGAGACAAGCGAGACCGGGAGAAGACCGCAAAGGTTGCCTGA
- a CDS encoding DUF507 family protein, whose amino-acid sequence MRISRDKLNKLAHTVADTLAEIDEVEFKEDRNTIRQEARKAMEQELLEEMKIDAAARKKIESQRKIILEGSQEWDILYRKYYTDEVKKLGIDH is encoded by the coding sequence GTGAGAATTTCCCGCGACAAGCTGAATAAACTGGCCCACACCGTGGCCGACACCCTGGCCGAGATCGACGAAGTCGAGTTCAAGGAAGACCGCAATACCATTCGCCAGGAAGCTCGCAAGGCCATGGAGCAGGAACTGCTCGAAGAGATGAAGATTGACGCCGCGGCGCGGAAGAAGATTGAGTCGCAGCGGAAGATCATCCTGGAAGGCAGCCAGGAGTGGGACATTCTGTATCGCAAGTACTACACCGATGAAGTGAAGAAGCTGGGCATCGACCACTAA
- a CDS encoding Crp/Fnr family transcriptional regulator: MEPCDRRCVGWPTVTATNLWCDPMTYALSNVLLDMLPVETVRSLSSQLMRVPLPAQTILYEENETPQYAHFLTSGIASAVNIMSDGQRVEVAVVGREGAPQGIHLLAPISVPTRCFMQIAGTALRMDYRVLLRMQAKDEHLRRALLAYAQYQNLITAQFVACGRLHGVRERLARRLLMLQDRMGDGVLKLTQASLAGTLGAQRTTVTEVCGELEHKGILAHERGTLRILQRSALEAASCECYRVTRRLLDSLYAEAGQRVNYPAAG, encoded by the coding sequence ATGGAACCCTGCGATCGACGCTGTGTCGGCTGGCCGACCGTTACGGCAACAAACCTTTGGTGTGACCCCATGACGTACGCGCTCAGCAATGTTCTGCTCGATATGCTGCCTGTTGAAACCGTCCGTTCACTTTCCTCCCAACTGATGCGCGTGCCTCTGCCGGCGCAAACCATTCTGTACGAGGAAAATGAAACTCCCCAATACGCGCATTTTCTGACTTCAGGGATCGCCTCAGCGGTGAACATCATGTCGGACGGCCAGAGGGTGGAAGTGGCCGTGGTGGGCCGTGAAGGTGCACCACAGGGGATCCATCTGCTTGCTCCAATCTCTGTGCCGACACGCTGTTTCATGCAGATTGCGGGGACTGCGCTGCGCATGGATTACCGCGTGCTCCTGCGCATGCAGGCGAAAGACGAGCATCTTCGCCGGGCGCTGCTCGCGTATGCGCAATATCAGAACTTGATCACAGCCCAGTTCGTGGCCTGCGGCCGTTTACACGGAGTGAGGGAGCGGCTGGCACGGAGGCTGCTGATGTTGCAAGATCGCATGGGAGATGGCGTGCTGAAGCTCACGCAGGCATCGCTGGCCGGAACTCTGGGAGCTCAGCGAACCACGGTGACAGAAGTATGCGGCGAATTGGAACACAAAGGCATCCTGGCCCATGAGCGCGGCACACTGCGAATCCTGCAACGATCTGCGCTTGAGGCGGCCAGTTGCGAGTGCTACCGTGTGACTCGCCGACTGCTGGATTCACTCTATGCGGAGGCGGGCCAGCGGGTGAATTATCCTGCCGCGGGATGA
- a CDS encoding NADP-dependent isocitrate dehydrogenase, whose amino-acid sequence MHSPSTDLEQAELAQDSKLTPIPVTVAAGDGIGPEITAAVMSILSAAGAHLDAEYVEVGEQVYLRGNTSGIPQEAWDSIARTRVMLKGPITTPQGGGYKSLNVTMRKTLGLYANVRPCRTYKPIVTTRHPDMDVVIVRENEEDLYAGIEHRQTQDVAQCLKLITRSGSERIARYAFEYARQHGRSKITCMIKDNIMKLTDGLFHRVFDEVAREYPEIQAHSQIVDFGMANFVHRPEDYDVVLLPNLYGDILSDIAAQMTGSVGLGGSVNIGSGGAIFEAIHGSAPDLARDVANPSGLLLAAVEMLRHLKLDSIAAKVMNAWLCTLEEGIHTVDIAGAHTKERAGTRRFTEAVIERLGRRPVQLAAVDEPATQSTEPLETGVSANPTSVLNTPVEKKTLVGVDVFVDEAGVLPDALAAKLQAASTGEFTLKMITNRGVKVWPNGREETLCTDHWRCRFEGANPRNADVAGLLANLAHAGIDFIKTEQLYNFDGKPGYSLGQGQ is encoded by the coding sequence GTGCATTCTCCGTCCACTGATCTGGAGCAGGCCGAACTCGCCCAGGATTCCAAGCTGACTCCCATTCCTGTCACAGTAGCCGCCGGCGATGGCATCGGCCCCGAGATCACGGCCGCGGTTATGTCCATTCTCTCCGCTGCCGGTGCTCATCTGGATGCGGAGTATGTAGAAGTCGGCGAGCAGGTTTATCTGCGCGGCAACACTTCGGGCATTCCGCAGGAGGCCTGGGACTCGATCGCGCGGACGCGCGTCATGCTGAAGGGGCCGATTACGACTCCGCAGGGCGGCGGTTACAAGTCGCTGAATGTGACGATGCGCAAGACACTGGGTTTGTATGCGAATGTGCGCCCCTGTCGCACCTACAAGCCTATCGTCACGACGCGGCACCCCGACATGGATGTGGTGATTGTCCGCGAGAACGAGGAAGACCTATATGCCGGCATTGAGCATCGCCAGACGCAGGACGTGGCACAGTGCCTCAAGCTGATCACGCGCAGCGGTTCTGAGCGCATCGCGCGCTATGCCTTTGAGTATGCCCGCCAGCATGGCCGCTCCAAGATCACGTGCATGATCAAGGACAACATCATGAAGCTGACCGATGGGCTTTTCCATCGCGTCTTCGATGAGGTTGCGCGCGAGTATCCCGAGATTCAGGCTCATAGCCAGATCGTGGACTTTGGCATGGCCAACTTTGTGCATCGTCCTGAAGATTACGATGTCGTGCTGCTGCCCAATCTGTATGGCGACATCCTCTCTGACATTGCGGCGCAGATGACGGGTTCGGTGGGCCTGGGCGGCTCGGTCAATATCGGTTCGGGCGGAGCGATCTTTGAGGCCATCCATGGTTCGGCGCCTGACCTGGCGCGCGATGTGGCCAATCCCTCAGGGCTGCTGCTGGCGGCGGTGGAGATGCTGCGCCACCTCAAGCTGGATTCAATTGCCGCGAAGGTCATGAATGCATGGCTCTGCACACTGGAAGAGGGCATTCATACTGTGGACATCGCGGGTGCTCACACCAAGGAGCGCGCTGGTACGCGGCGCTTCACCGAGGCCGTGATTGAGCGCCTCGGGCGGCGTCCTGTGCAGTTGGCTGCCGTGGATGAGCCTGCCACTCAGAGCACGGAGCCGCTCGAAACAGGTGTCTCTGCAAACCCGACGTCCGTGCTCAACACGCCGGTCGAGAAAAAGACGCTTGTGGGCGTGGATGTGTTCGTTGACGAGGCAGGTGTGTTGCCCGACGCGCTGGCGGCGAAGCTGCAGGCCGCGTCTACCGGCGAGTTCACGCTGAAGATGATTACCAATCGCGGGGTAAAAGTATGGCCCAATGGACGGGAAGAAACGCTCTGCACCGACCACTGGCGCTGCCGGTTTGAGGGAGCCAATCCCAGGAACGCGGACGTCGCCGGCCTGCTCGCAAATCTGGCTCATGCCGGTATTGATTTCATCAAAACCGAGCAGCTCTACAACTTTGACGGAAAGCCAGGCTACTCTCTCGGTCAGGGACAGTAA
- a CDS encoding C39 family peptidase, with translation MMLTKGAALLLLFFALSSSASRAIWINVPFVAQPRDGCGAASVAMVMQYWAAQQHQSTSADAEVAVIQKQVFSRRRHGATPGALEAYLHQHGFLVFGVQGNWQLLQEQLQKGRPLIVALRPPAQHALHYVVIVGVDPVKGQILMNDPEERKLLPEGREEFEKDWSATHQWMLLAVPRPASS, from the coding sequence ATGATGCTGACAAAAGGAGCAGCGCTGCTGCTCCTTTTCTTCGCCCTCAGTTCGTCTGCGTCTCGCGCCATCTGGATCAACGTTCCCTTTGTCGCACAGCCGCGGGACGGCTGCGGAGCCGCCTCGGTAGCCATGGTGATGCAGTATTGGGCTGCGCAGCAGCACCAGTCTACGAGCGCGGACGCTGAGGTTGCAGTCATCCAGAAACAGGTTTTTTCGCGACGGAGGCATGGAGCCACTCCCGGAGCGCTGGAAGCCTATCTGCACCAGCACGGCTTTCTCGTCTTTGGAGTGCAGGGAAACTGGCAATTGCTCCAGGAGCAGTTACAGAAGGGACGGCCGCTCATTGTCGCCCTGCGGCCGCCTGCGCAGCACGCGCTACATTACGTAGTGATTGTCGGCGTCGATCCGGTAAAGGGCCAGATCCTGATGAATGATCCGGAAGAGCGGAAGCTGCTGCCCGAGGGCCGTGAAGAATTTGAGAAAGACTGGAGCGCTACTCACCAATGGATGCTGCTTGCCGTACCTCGCCCGGCATCCTCGTGA
- a CDS encoding helix-turn-helix transcriptional regulator: MSKSIKAVRTPKPVAAPASASAAAPASNSKAPWTFLTNHSHVLLLIARDPESRMRDVAQQVGITERAVQRIVDDLQEYGVLSVVKRGRRNTYTVNMRLPLRHPVENRRKVGDLIEMVND; this comes from the coding sequence GTGAGCAAGTCCATCAAAGCGGTGAGAACCCCGAAGCCGGTGGCGGCCCCTGCATCGGCATCAGCAGCGGCTCCGGCATCCAACAGCAAGGCTCCCTGGACGTTTCTTACCAACCATTCGCATGTTCTTCTGCTGATTGCGCGCGATCCGGAAAGCCGCATGCGTGATGTAGCCCAGCAAGTGGGCATCACCGAACGCGCCGTGCAGCGTATCGTGGATGATCTCCAGGAATACGGCGTTCTCTCTGTCGTCAAGCGCGGACGCCGCAATACCTACACGGTGAATATGCGCCTGCCGCTCCGGCATCCCGTGGAAAACCGGCGCAAGGTCGGCGATCTCATAGAAATGGTCAACGACTAG